TTTGTATCATTGAAGTTGTTTATTTAAAGAGGAAACATCGATTGTTGTACCAATTTCTAAACTGGCATTTATATAAACATAGCTCCTATTCAAGATGGAGTCTTACCCCTTGTGCTGTGTACTTTGTGATAATCCACCATTAAGTTAATTGCTTTCTTTATTGTGGTCTTGTCGTTTGGTTCTACCAATATGAGATTTTGCTTGCCATGTATCATTCTTGAGACAATTCATATGCTTTACCAATATGAAGAAGCACTGGAATTTGCCAATTCATATGATGTAATAGATTAAAAAAGACAAATATTCTCGCATGCAACAGGCTCTTCTTGCTTTGATAGATTGAAGTGTGTCAGTGGTAACTTTTCTTCATCGGTTCTTCTATAATTGTGTTTCTTTACTCTCGTCGGATCTCATGTCAATTTCTCTTGAACCATGCATCGGCCGAGACTGGCCATCTGTAGAGTGGGAGCAAATAGAAGCAGGAACACAAGCAAATGATAGCAGCTGCACGACCGGAGAACACCATCACCGCCAGCGTCGCCACCGTGATCCATGGCCCGACGACAGACAGCACGAGCCTCTCCGATCGAACCGGTCCGCGGGGGGATGCACGGCCGAACCGGGATGTTGTTGGCCTGCTGCTCCTCGCCCCGATTTGTGGTGCCAATTGCGACCGACAATCGATCTCAGGTGAGATGTGGGTGACAACATGTTGACCGCGTGAGTCGAGTTTTGGATCGTCTTCTGCCTCtgcttgttgctgctgctgctgctgatcctCGATTTTGGTTTGGATACCGCTATTACACTCCTGCATTCACAAATCATTAAACCAcgtctatgtatatatattaaacgTTCACGAAACATGGACTACTACGCATTAATCCCATCTTTGACGTGATCACCATGAAGAGTTTGACTCGGGACGACAGCGAAGCCGCACTAGATGACGCACAACTCCCACGGAAAAGGAAGCGCGAAAGCTTCGGCACGACACTTCCACGTAGAGGCGACCACTTGGACTCCTATACCTCTCAGCTTCCGACTACAACATTATTTGCGATATGAAATGCCGGCCGTAACGATATACTGAGATATCATATTTGGGTGTGTTAAGTTGAGCACCGCGACATGTCCCAACTTGATTCAAAATTGAAGTCTCAGTCAACTGACATGACAAGCATGAAGGATCTAACATTACAGCCTTGAGACATTTTCGTAGTTTGTGAATGtcttggattcaagaaaagtttagGATCTAACAGTCCATAAGAATTCCAAGATTACTCAAGATTCATGGAAAGGTTTCGGAACTTGTCGACAGTAATTCCACAAGGAGATAATTGGGATATGAAGCACTTCGATTTCATGTTAACACTCTAAGCGAAAAGAAGCCAATGCAGGCAGGTAAATCTCTCTGACCTGAGCAAGTGGTGACCTCCCTTCAACTGCATTAAGATCAGTTGATGGTAGCGTCGGAGCATTGAGGAGTGCTgcattctccttcttcctcttcttcttcgtgtTTCGACACCGAGGCCACGAGAAGCAGGATGAGAGCTTGCGCTTGGAGCCCGCGCCTGGCTTCGACTCCTCCGGTAAACCGGAGTCGGAATCGGCAGAGCTGGAGAAGCAGGTGAAGCAGGATGCCGATGTCTTCTTCCCTTGTCGGATCTTGTTGGTGCTGTTCTTCTCAGCAGACATAATTCTACGGGATAACGGAGATCAGCAAGGCTGGTATCGGTTGCAAAACTCATCATCTTCTTTAACAAGCGTGTACAGCATGATGAGAAAATAATATTGAAATAGGATTATTGGTTCCCACTCCTTTTATTCCTCTTAAAGAATCAAGTAATcaatgcatatatacatacatatatgcccAGTGGATCGACGAATGTGAGAAGGTCAACAAGTCTGTAGAAGTACTCTGTGACGACGATCACCGCCCCTCCAAGAAAAGAAGACCGATGTGAGGAGGTGAACGAGCCCAGAGACTGCCGTCAATGTCATCGCCCTCTCCAAGAAAAGACGCTAAACTTTGTTGGCGGATCATATATCTCATTAGCTGTGTTTTTCTGGATCTATCACTTCATTATCAATATAGGACATATGCATTGTAGCGAGCTCGAGTATAAGTTGTAATAGAGGAGAAGAATACGATCTTTTACTGTGAATGCTTTGAGACAAATCTGTAAGAAAACTGAAGCTAAATGCAAAGCAGTTTCTTTCTGATCTTTCGAGTCTGAATGCATGTTTGCTATCATAGCGGAAAAGAAACTATTCAAGAGTTGTTGTAGATGGACAGCTGATCAGATGCAAATATAATCGAGTCGAGTCGAGTTGTCGTCTTAACCAATTAAATCGTATGGGTCCGAAAGGAAAACTAAACGATCCATGGTTTCTGTGTCTCGAACTCTATCTTGAAACCCAAGTAGCAAAAGGGTAACTAATATGGATCATTGTCTTCATCAATCTGAGTGTTAGCATCCCACAGAGATGATGAAAATAGGCTATAGCAAATAAATGCTTCTGTTCTTTATGCATAAATCAATGTTCTACTTGATTTTCGATTATTCGTTCAGTGTCAAATCTGCAACAAACAGAAAGAGAAACATGCAAGTTTTGTTTTGCCCATTTATACGCCCACTTAAAGTAGCAGGTTCTGTGAGTCAATCCGGTACCTGATGGGCGGCGCCTCTATCCAATGACAATGGAGCTCTGAGAACTGCACTGGCCATTGTTGACTGTGTTGAGTGGTCTTGAAACTCTGGTTTCAAAATGCTTCTTTTATGACTTTAGACTGCAAACTTTTAGACACTTGAACTTGTGGATGTAGCACTTCCTTTCATATTCACTAGTGGAAGTAGTTGTTCCAATCGCTACTGGTACCTGAAGCTTCTTCTTCGTTAGATGAGAAGTTTCTACAGGgaacttctctggttccttagctAACCTTGGTTGTTGCATACTTCCAAAGCTATTCAAAGATGAACTTAATTTATTGAACTCATAGAACATGGAATTTCTTCTGGAAAGCCAAGAAGGCTAGCAGAAGAGTATTCTCATGTTATTTTCATCAACGTCTTTGCATCATTCTATCCACGTCCTGTTCTTTAATATTCATATATATTGACCAATACCATTGAGGTTCCAACAGCTACATTATGTCTCAATTATTGATATCTTGTTGACCAAAACAGATGAACGTTCCATCAGACATTTACGAAGTACACAGATTCATTTGTTTTGAATCCAAGAAAAAGAAGGTTTTTGAGATTCGTAGAATAAAAGAAAAGCAGGTGATTATGGAAGGGACAATTATAATATTTACGCTTCTGATGCATTATTTCAGCATAAATGACGGTAAAAGTATCATTTTTGTTTTGATGTGATAAATGTTAGATGGTACAAGAAATCGCTCCTTCTACTTAGAAAGGTATATTAAAGAAAGTATTATGAAAATAAAGCACTAAATTCACTAAAAGAATGATAATTGTGGAAGTGTCCTATCACGAAACAACTGACGACCAAATTACAGATTATGAATCATAGTTCAACTTTTCTTAGTATAGTTATTACAGATTGTTATTTGTTGTGTCGCTTATTTGGTAAGGAAAAGTTAACCTCCAATCACAACTTATCATCTTACCGATTAGTACGAGGGATGGGCCCCGGCCACTATTACAttaatgaaaatttatttttattatgaaaaGATATCGTTGATATACACAGGATTGTCCAATATGCATTGAGTTAAAAATATTGAGctttcaatatgtcatatgtATGAAGATCGAGATCGAATAAGGTTTTTTGACCTGATCCTTTTTAATGTTCAAGTTAATAACACGAGATAGATGAGTGTGATCGCGAGTGATCAAAAATTGATTCCATTATAATTAcactaaaaatatcataaaaagatAGAATATTCTATAAGAAGACAATCGTCAATCACTTTTAACAACCTCCACTTGCTTTTTCTTTAAAGGAGAGACAATCTACAACTATTCTTATTGGATCCTTGTCGATCACAAAGgataacctatatatatatatatatatatatatatatatatttttttttttttggcttggaTGTCACACGAAGACTATGTGTCGAATGAATATTGATAGATTATTTGTTATGtcacttaaaaataatatttcaacTTTTGTTGTGTGGTTATTATAGATTACTCTTGATGTGGCTATTTTAAATATAGATTGCTCATGGTGTATTAGTTGAAATTGTTGATTACATTTCGACTTTCATCTATTCTCACATTCATTAAGTATAACGTTTATAACCTTCGTATCATATTTTCTAATATATACACACTATATTATTATATGCTAacatcaaaaaaatatattttctcaagatTTATTGAATTGTCCTTAagagttatttttaatattcgATACGATTCGATCTAACcaattagaatattaaaaatCAACTTAATTATTAGATCGAATCGTATCGAAAAATCAAAATGAATTGATTGAGCCAATCGGTTTTTGGATAATTTGCATGAACGAACTAAGTTACATAAAATCGGATTACAAAAATAATTAgacattattaattttttagaatattttaaatattattgctATGAGCTCCAAATGCCATATACGACTCCAACAGCATGGCAAGGAGTAAAGAGGCGATGGGCACAACCATATACAAGTATTTAGGGTGATGCGACTTCTCACCGAACCAAAAATTAAGACCACATGTATACGTTTCACTCATTAATTCTGCGCAAAAATGTCATCAAATCAAGAAGAGTGATTCAACCGAGTCTTATGCGATTGATTGCAACGTGAGTTCGAAAGTTAGTGGTCTGTTTTATCTTTTTGAATTAGGTGTAAAATATTACACTTGTTTTTTGGCTTTTGTCATAAGAACTTTTTTTCTCCgttgaaagaaaaattaattgattaGCTTGGAACCAATTTCCATCCACTTCTTTGGACATTTTGGCAGTGTTTCTCTGGAATTCTGAAAGGAGCAAAAGGAAGAGGACACCTTTTATTCTCCCCAAAACCTAACGCATTGATTCGGTATAGGCTTTTAGTGGGGAAGGCGTTTGGAAAATGGAAGCATTTAATCACAAGTATTGTAACACATATATTGTAATTCACTTCCATCTTAGTCACAAATgccatgcctctctctctctctctctctctctctctctctctctcatatatatatataatatttggggATAGTTTGGCCCATAGTTGACGGCGGGGGATTCCTTCAAATGTGTCATGTTGATTACCACAAACTATCAATTCTTCCATCTCTCTAAAAAAATTCGAAAGAGATCCATTTTGGAACGAAAACCGAACACAATGCCAAGGCACAGGCATTAAGTGGGGAAGGTGATTGACGACGGAGGAAGCGTTTTAACCCCAATTATTATAGGAAATATGATGAAAAATACTTCCATCTTAGTCACAAATTCATTTCAGAGGTAAAATTTCCTTCCATCCTATCCTATGGAATCATATCTCAAAATCAATTCGTTCCGATTCACATATCGTAGAACGGGCTCAAAACACTATAAATAGAGAGCATTTGATGCGTTAGTACTCGGTACATTTGAGTTCTGTTCATCTTTGGGCCACATGGGTACTTCctcgtcttcttccttcttcttcttcctcctcctcctcctcctcctcttcggctTATCCTACTCTTACGCTGAATTGGACCACGAGGCCTTGAAACAACAGCAGGCCGACCGTGTGGTTCGACTCCCCGGCCAGCCGCCGGTTGACTTCCACCAGTACGCTGGCTACGTCACCGTCAACGAAAGCCACGGGCGGGCCCTCTTCTACTGGTTCTTCGAGGCCACCCACGACGTCGAGAAGAAGCCGCTTCTCCTTTGGCTCAACGGAGGTACATAATTCTCTCTTCTCTCTGCATCAGACGATGCGATTTCTCTCTCACCACTGCAATCCTGTATCGGTTCTCCGTCATTCTTAAGGCCATAATTGGCTCCTCAACTATTCTTCTTCTCTTAAGGCCTCTCAAGAGGTGCTCTTCTTTCTCCGAGATCCAGAGTTGTCCGCTATGGTAGGAACCTCTCATGCTATATCAGTTTCCTTTCCTTCGTTTGTACGTCAAAAGGGCAATGAGATGGTATCAGACAAATAGGTGGTTCCACCATCATCATGAAATTGACAAAAATCTTTCCAATTTCTACTTGGCCAACATGTTTCAGTGATATCATCAACACTGTCATCCCCCCACCATGAATCCTTGTGTTGTAGAACTGGGGCCTCTCATCATTCATCCCAACACCATCCGATACTCCCCTGTGCCTAATTATTTGCCTCTTTTGTTTGGCGCAAGGGGTTACTTTCCTCACTGAAGGATTAAAAACATGTATGGAAATAAATTCGCTGGCACATTATGGTCTTGCACATCTtgctgatatgatgattgatctgTTGACCAGTGGACGAATCGTAGTGTTGGTTGGCATCTTGATTACTAAATTATCAAATGTCAAACATTTTGCTGTGAAGGAACTTTACATTGGATTCTGTGTCCAGGTTTAATTTACGTAATAGTCAATCTACATTCCTTTTAAGATACTGCATCTTCTAACTTCATACTCTACGCAAACCCCTTCTTCGATCATGCAA
Above is a genomic segment from Musa acuminata AAA Group cultivar baxijiao chromosome BXJ3-4, Cavendish_Baxijiao_AAA, whole genome shotgun sequence containing:
- the LOC108952640 gene encoding uncharacterized protein LOC108952640; translated protein: MSAEKNSTNKIRQGKKTSASCFTCFSSSADSDSGLPEESKPGAGSKRKLSSCFSWPRCRNTKKKRKKENAALLNAPTLPSTDLNAVEGRSPLAQECNSGIQTKIEDQQQQQQQAEAEDDPKLDSRGQHVVTHISPEIDCRSQLAPQIGARSSRPTTSRFGRASPRGPVRSERLVLSVVGPWITVATLAVMVFSGRAAAIICLCSCFYLLPLYRWPVSADAWFKRN